In Hevea brasiliensis isolate MT/VB/25A 57/8 chromosome 13, ASM3005281v1, whole genome shotgun sequence, a single genomic region encodes these proteins:
- the LOC110637411 gene encoding G-type lectin S-receptor-like serine/threonine-protein kinase At5g24080 isoform X1 — protein MAASVSSLVFLLLVLGGLGFCMASQIGLGSRLLASEDRAWVSDNGTFAFGFTKADSTHEQFQLAIWFADLPGDPTVVWSANRNSPVTKDASLELDTTGNLFLIDGDTTVWMSNTSGAGVETAVMTESGNFILFTSTNHTAWQSFSHPSDTLLPNQPLTVSLELTSPKSPLHGGHYSLKMLQQPTSLSLALTYNLPESYDASPKAYANYSYWPGPDISNVTGDVVGVLDEAGSFGIVYGESSNGAVYVHKNDGDYNGLSSATNQSTRLSARRRLILETNGNLRLYRWDNDVNGSRQWVAEWAAVSNPCDIAGVCGNGICSLDRSKTNASCTCLPGTSKVGNGICSENSSLIGKCDAANVNHTSEFRMATVQQTDYYFPEFSVIANYSDIPTVSKCGDACLLDCECMASVYGLDDEKPYCWLLRSLDFGGYEDPGYTLFVKVRSNGSVAPAGDKRGSGDGSGENKGTVLVLPIVLSMTFLMGLLSLLLYYNVHKRRTLKRAMEGAFILSGAPINFSYRDLQVRTSNFSHLLGTGGFGSVYKGSLADGTLIAVKKLDKVLPHGEKEFITEVNTIGSMHHMNLVRLCGYCSEGSHRLLVYEFMKNGSLDKWIFPSYNCQSRLLDWSTRFHIAIATAQGIAYFHEQCRNRIIHCDIKPENILLDENFCPKVSDFGLAKLMGREHSHVITMVRGTRGYLAPEWVGNRPITVKADVYSYGMLLLEVIGGRRNLDMSFDEEDFFYPGWAFKEMTNGMPMKAADRRLEGAVKEEELMRALKVAFWCIQDEVFMRPSMGEVVRMLEGSMEMNTPPMPQTVLELIEEGLDHVYKAMKRELNQFSSFTITSHDPSSLATCSYSTMSPR, from the exons ATGGCTGCTTCTGTATCTTCTTTGGTCTTTTTGTTATTGGTTTTAGGTGGACTTGGTTTTTGCATGGCCAGCCAGATTGGCTTGGGTTCGAGATTGCTGGCCAGTGAAGATCGAGCATGGGTTTCAGATAATGGCACATTTGCATTTGGGTTCACTAAAGCAGACAGTACTCATGAACAATTTCAACTCGCAATTTGGTTCGCGGATCTTCCTGGAGATCCAACCGTGGTCTGGTCAGCTAACAG AAACTCTCCGGTCACCAAAGACGCGTCCTTGGAGCTGGACACCACCGGCAACCTCTTTCTCATTGATGGAGACACCACCGTATGGATGTCAAACACCTCCGGTGCTGGCGTCGAAACAGCAGTCATGACAGAATCCGGCAACTTCATCCTCTTCACAAGCACCAACCACACTGCTTGGCAAAGTTTTTCACACCCATCAGATACTCTCCTCCCGAACCAGCCTTTAACAGTCTCTCTTGAGCTAACATCTCCAAAATCACCTTTACATGGTGGGCATTACTCACTTAAAATGCTACAACAGCCCACCTCACTCAGCCTCGCTTTGACATATAACTTGCCTGAATCATATGATGCTTCCCCTAAAGCTTACGCCAACTATTCCTATTGGCCTGGACCCGACATTTCCAATGTTACTGGGGATGTTGTTGGGGTCTTAGACGAAGCTGGAAGCTTTGGAATCGTGTATGGAGAGTCATCCAATGGAGCGGTTTACGTGCATAAAAACGATGGCGATTATAATGGTTTATCTTCTGCTACAAATCAATCAACTCGGTTATCAGCTCGTCGAAGATTGATACTTGAGACTAATGGGAATTTACGTTTGTATAGATGGGATAATGATGTTAATGGTTCCCGCCAGTGGGTAGCCGAGTGGGCAGCAGTGTCGAACCCTTGTGATATTGCTGGTGTTTGTGGTAATGGGATATGTAGTTTGGACAGAAGCAAGACTAATGCTTCTTGTACATGCTTGCCTGGTACTTCTAAGGTAGGCAATGGCATATGCTCAGAGAACTCATCATTGATTGGAAAATGTGATGCGGCAAACGTAAATCACACTTCTGAGTTTAGGATGGCCACGGTGCAGCAAACCGATTACTATTTCCCTGAATTTTCAGTTATAGCTAATTACAGCGATATTCCCACAGTGTCCAAGTGCGGCGACGCTTGTTTATTGGATTGTGAGTGTATGGCCTCTGTTTATGGGCTTGACGATGAGAAGCCTTACTGTTGGCTGTTGAGGAGCTTGGACTTTGGTGGATATGAAGACCCTGGCTACACTTTGTTCGTCAAGGTCAGGTCGAATGGTTCCGTGGCTCCAGCAGGAGATAAGAGGGGATCGGGTGACGGGTCTGGGGAAAACAAAGGGACGGTCTTGGTTCTCCCTATAGTTCTCAGCATGACATTTCTTATGGGCCTCCTCTCCCTATTGTTATATTACAATGTTCATAAAAGGAGAACTTTGAAAAGAGCTATGGAGGGTGCTTTCATTCTTTCTGGGGCTCCAATAAATTTTAGCTATCGTGACTTGCAGGTTCGTACCTCCAATTTCTCACACCTGCTTGGAACAG GAGGATTTGGGAGTGTGTACAAAGGAAGCCTTGCTGATGGGACTTTGATTGCTGTAAAGAAATTGGACAAGGTCTTGCCTCATGGAGAGAAGGAATTTATAACTGAAGTGAACACCATTGGCTCCATGCACCACATGAACCTGGTTCGTCTATGTGGGTACTGCTCTGAAGGATCGCACCG TCTTCTTGTTTACGAGTTCATGAAAAATGGGTCCTTGGACAAATGGATATTTCCTTCCTATAATTGCCAGAGCAGATTGCTGGATTGGTCTACTCGTTTCCATATAGCCATTGCTACTGCACAAGGAATCGCATACTTCCACGAGCAGTGCAGAAATCGGATAATACACTGCGATATCAAACCGGAGAACATCTTATTAGATGAAAATTTCTGCCCCAAAGTATCAGATTTTGGATTAGCTAAGCTAATGGGAAGAGAACACTCACATGTTATTACTATGGTCAGAGGAACTAGAGGATATTTAGCTCCAGAGTGGGTCGGCAACAGGCCTATAACCGTAAAGGCCGATGTTTATAGTTATGGAATGCTACTTCTGGAGGTCATCGGTGGTCGGAGGAACCTCGACATGTCTTTTGATGAAGAGGACTTCTTTTACCCCGGATGGGCTTTTAAG GAGATGACAAATGGGATGCCGATGAAAGCAGCAGATAGAAGACTGGAAGGCGCAGTTAAAGAAGAAGAATTGATGAGAGCGCTGAAGGTTGCCTTCTGGTGCATTCAAGATGAAGTGTTTATGAGACCTTCAATGGGAGAAGTGGTGAGGATGTTAGAAGGATCAATGGAGATGAACACACCACCAATGCCACAGACTGTCTTGGAGCTAATAGAGGAAGGATTAGATCACGTATACAAGGCCATGAAGAGAGAACTAAACCAGTTTAGCTCCTTCACCATCACTAGTCATGATCCTTCATCTCTTGCTACTTGCAGTTATTCAACAATGTCGCCTAGATAG
- the LOC110637411 gene encoding G-type lectin S-receptor-like serine/threonine-protein kinase At5g24080 isoform X2: protein MAHLHLGSLKQTVLMNNFNSQFGSRIFLEIQPWSGQLTDASLELDTTGNLFLIDGDTTVWMSNTSGAGVETAVMTESGNFILFTSTNHTAWQSFSHPSDTLLPNQPLTVSLELTSPKSPLHGGHYSLKMLQQPTSLSLALTYNLPESYDASPKAYANYSYWPGPDISNVTGDVVGVLDEAGSFGIVYGESSNGAVYVHKNDGDYNGLSSATNQSTRLSARRRLILETNGNLRLYRWDNDVNGSRQWVAEWAAVSNPCDIAGVCGNGICSLDRSKTNASCTCLPGTSKVGNGICSENSSLIGKCDAANVNHTSEFRMATVQQTDYYFPEFSVIANYSDIPTVSKCGDACLLDCECMASVYGLDDEKPYCWLLRSLDFGGYEDPGYTLFVKVRSNGSVAPAGDKRGSGDGSGENKGTVLVLPIVLSMTFLMGLLSLLLYYNVHKRRTLKRAMEGAFILSGAPINFSYRDLQVRTSNFSHLLGTGGFGSVYKGSLADGTLIAVKKLDKVLPHGEKEFITEVNTIGSMHHMNLVRLCGYCSEGSHRLLVYEFMKNGSLDKWIFPSYNCQSRLLDWSTRFHIAIATAQGIAYFHEQCRNRIIHCDIKPENILLDENFCPKVSDFGLAKLMGREHSHVITMVRGTRGYLAPEWVGNRPITVKADVYSYGMLLLEVIGGRRNLDMSFDEEDFFYPGWAFKEMTNGMPMKAADRRLEGAVKEEELMRALKVAFWCIQDEVFMRPSMGEVVRMLEGSMEMNTPPMPQTVLELIEEGLDHVYKAMKRELNQFSSFTITSHDPSSLATCSYSTMSPR, encoded by the exons ATGGCACATTTGCATTTGGGTTCACTAAAGCAGACAGTACTCATGAACAATTTCAACTCGCAATTTGGTTCGCGGATCTTCCTGGAGATCCAACCGTGGTCTGGTCAGCTAACAG ACGCGTCCTTGGAGCTGGACACCACCGGCAACCTCTTTCTCATTGATGGAGACACCACCGTATGGATGTCAAACACCTCCGGTGCTGGCGTCGAAACAGCAGTCATGACAGAATCCGGCAACTTCATCCTCTTCACAAGCACCAACCACACTGCTTGGCAAAGTTTTTCACACCCATCAGATACTCTCCTCCCGAACCAGCCTTTAACAGTCTCTCTTGAGCTAACATCTCCAAAATCACCTTTACATGGTGGGCATTACTCACTTAAAATGCTACAACAGCCCACCTCACTCAGCCTCGCTTTGACATATAACTTGCCTGAATCATATGATGCTTCCCCTAAAGCTTACGCCAACTATTCCTATTGGCCTGGACCCGACATTTCCAATGTTACTGGGGATGTTGTTGGGGTCTTAGACGAAGCTGGAAGCTTTGGAATCGTGTATGGAGAGTCATCCAATGGAGCGGTTTACGTGCATAAAAACGATGGCGATTATAATGGTTTATCTTCTGCTACAAATCAATCAACTCGGTTATCAGCTCGTCGAAGATTGATACTTGAGACTAATGGGAATTTACGTTTGTATAGATGGGATAATGATGTTAATGGTTCCCGCCAGTGGGTAGCCGAGTGGGCAGCAGTGTCGAACCCTTGTGATATTGCTGGTGTTTGTGGTAATGGGATATGTAGTTTGGACAGAAGCAAGACTAATGCTTCTTGTACATGCTTGCCTGGTACTTCTAAGGTAGGCAATGGCATATGCTCAGAGAACTCATCATTGATTGGAAAATGTGATGCGGCAAACGTAAATCACACTTCTGAGTTTAGGATGGCCACGGTGCAGCAAACCGATTACTATTTCCCTGAATTTTCAGTTATAGCTAATTACAGCGATATTCCCACAGTGTCCAAGTGCGGCGACGCTTGTTTATTGGATTGTGAGTGTATGGCCTCTGTTTATGGGCTTGACGATGAGAAGCCTTACTGTTGGCTGTTGAGGAGCTTGGACTTTGGTGGATATGAAGACCCTGGCTACACTTTGTTCGTCAAGGTCAGGTCGAATGGTTCCGTGGCTCCAGCAGGAGATAAGAGGGGATCGGGTGACGGGTCTGGGGAAAACAAAGGGACGGTCTTGGTTCTCCCTATAGTTCTCAGCATGACATTTCTTATGGGCCTCCTCTCCCTATTGTTATATTACAATGTTCATAAAAGGAGAACTTTGAAAAGAGCTATGGAGGGTGCTTTCATTCTTTCTGGGGCTCCAATAAATTTTAGCTATCGTGACTTGCAGGTTCGTACCTCCAATTTCTCACACCTGCTTGGAACAG GAGGATTTGGGAGTGTGTACAAAGGAAGCCTTGCTGATGGGACTTTGATTGCTGTAAAGAAATTGGACAAGGTCTTGCCTCATGGAGAGAAGGAATTTATAACTGAAGTGAACACCATTGGCTCCATGCACCACATGAACCTGGTTCGTCTATGTGGGTACTGCTCTGAAGGATCGCACCG TCTTCTTGTTTACGAGTTCATGAAAAATGGGTCCTTGGACAAATGGATATTTCCTTCCTATAATTGCCAGAGCAGATTGCTGGATTGGTCTACTCGTTTCCATATAGCCATTGCTACTGCACAAGGAATCGCATACTTCCACGAGCAGTGCAGAAATCGGATAATACACTGCGATATCAAACCGGAGAACATCTTATTAGATGAAAATTTCTGCCCCAAAGTATCAGATTTTGGATTAGCTAAGCTAATGGGAAGAGAACACTCACATGTTATTACTATGGTCAGAGGAACTAGAGGATATTTAGCTCCAGAGTGGGTCGGCAACAGGCCTATAACCGTAAAGGCCGATGTTTATAGTTATGGAATGCTACTTCTGGAGGTCATCGGTGGTCGGAGGAACCTCGACATGTCTTTTGATGAAGAGGACTTCTTTTACCCCGGATGGGCTTTTAAG GAGATGACAAATGGGATGCCGATGAAAGCAGCAGATAGAAGACTGGAAGGCGCAGTTAAAGAAGAAGAATTGATGAGAGCGCTGAAGGTTGCCTTCTGGTGCATTCAAGATGAAGTGTTTATGAGACCTTCAATGGGAGAAGTGGTGAGGATGTTAGAAGGATCAATGGAGATGAACACACCACCAATGCCACAGACTGTCTTGGAGCTAATAGAGGAAGGATTAGATCACGTATACAAGGCCATGAAGAGAGAACTAAACCAGTTTAGCTCCTTCACCATCACTAGTCATGATCCTTCATCTCTTGCTACTTGCAGTTATTCAACAATGTCGCCTAGATAG
- the LOC131171975 gene encoding uncharacterized protein LOC131171975 produces MERLVLIRTQEESFVIIVMSLAIQNIIVRNFREKNQRSQMANMAAEDSTVSSSEKTILVSAEDFAQFSQYQASLKPTSSLITAIAESGKSTTCLVSSSSKWVIDSGATDHMTGSYDEANYW; encoded by the exons atggagaggctagttctaatcaggactcaagaggaatcatttgttattattgtcatgagcctggccatacaaaatataattgtccgcaacttcagagaaaaaaatcagcgatcacagatggcaaatatggcagcagaggattctacagtatcttcctctgagaaaactattttggtatctgcagaggattttgcacagttttcccagtatcaggcatctctaaagcctaccagttcccttatcactgcgatcgctgagtcaggtaaatccactacatgccttgtgtcttcctcatccaaatgggttattgattctggtgcaacagatcacatgacag gatcttacgacgaagcaaattattggtag